From the Desulfovibrio sp. JY genome, one window contains:
- a CDS encoding DUF362 domain-containing protein: MTAFRLDIRRAASLAQAARALADVLPAYAHVFPADRAAPILVKPNLNANMNALTGNTTDLRLLCALLGYLRDAGYSDVTVGEGTNSGFYRNRIGVIGRLMVDKAAARFGCPVLDLNDAPGRPVAFENGVTAMVAAPVVDAALVINLPKLKTHFEAGMSVCLKNLMGCLVGQENKKKTHQSLAANIVNLNLAVRPGLHIVDALVAMEGLGPTRGTPLRLDTLIVGENPYLIDLACAKMAEFPAEKVRPLAEARRRGLVTPAMDAFCDGRALPLLAGRPFAPPVAGRIASFIHSPVRQKYFLAVRNTALFRYLAGTDWFGALLFKTGLRQDVFCREEMRCDGLSLDRAACDDCGVCRDFCPSGLDPAEVAAQGGHPDCLGCLYCFLTCPRKALAFHGEQGFLAEQLRQYDALVRALGRPGR, from the coding sequence ATGACCGCATTCCGCCTGGATATCCGCCGGGCCGCATCCCTGGCCCAGGCGGCCCGGGCCCTGGCCGACGTCCTGCCCGCCTATGCCCACGTTTTTCCCGCCGACCGGGCCGCGCCCATCCTGGTCAAGCCCAATCTCAACGCCAACATGAACGCGCTGACCGGCAACACCACGGATTTGCGCCTGCTCTGCGCCCTGCTCGGGTACCTGCGCGACGCCGGCTACAGCGACGTCACGGTCGGCGAGGGGACCAATTCCGGCTTTTACCGCAACAGGATCGGCGTCATCGGGCGGCTTATGGTGGACAAGGCGGCGGCGCGCTTCGGCTGCCCGGTGCTGGACCTCAACGACGCCCCGGGCCGGCCCGTGGCCTTTGAAAACGGGGTCACGGCCATGGTGGCCGCGCCGGTGGTCGATGCGGCGCTGGTCATCAACCTGCCCAAGCTCAAGACCCATTTCGAGGCCGGCATGTCCGTATGCCTCAAAAACCTCATGGGCTGCCTGGTCGGCCAGGAAAACAAGAAAAAGACCCACCAGAGCCTGGCCGCCAACATCGTCAACCTGAACCTCGCCGTGCGCCCGGGCCTGCATATCGTGGACGCCCTCGTCGCCATGGAGGGGCTCGGCCCCACGCGCGGCACGCCGCTGCGCCTGGACACGCTGATTGTCGGGGAAAATCCCTACCTGATCGACCTGGCCTGCGCCAAAATGGCCGAATTCCCGGCCGAGAAGGTGCGGCCCCTGGCCGAGGCCCGCCGACGAGGCCTGGTCACGCCGGCAATGGACGCCTTTTGCGACGGACGCGCCCTGCCGCTTCTAGCCGGGCGTCCGTTCGCCCCGCCGGTCGCCGGCAGGATCGCGAGCTTCATCCACAGCCCGGTCCGGCAGAAGTATTTCCTGGCCGTGCGCAACACGGCCCTTTTCCGCTACCTGGCCGGCACGGACTGGTTCGGGGCGCTGCTTTTCAAGACGGGCCTGCGGCAGGACGTTTTTTGCCGCGAGGAGATGCGCTGCGACGGGCTCAGCCTTGACCGGGCGGCCTGCGACGACTGCGGGGTGTGCCGGGATTTCTGCCCGTCCGGCCTGGACCCGGCAGAGGTTGCCGCGCAGGGCGGGCATCCGGACTGCCTGGGCTGCCTGTACTGCTTTCTGACCTGTCCGCGAAAGGCCCTGGCCTTTCATGGCGAACAGGGCTTTCTGGCCGAACAGCTGCGCCAATACGACGCCCTGGTCCGGGCTCTCGGCCGCCCCGGGCGGTGA
- a CDS encoding cache domain-containing protein, whose translation MRLSLTGKIIALLLFTVLLLTAAISLTVHHYLSAGLNRISQQQINSKADAVDFMLKQAGQEVKGATFMLATRPDVVAAVAAGDKAKLVEIAKEAQRELRIQFVTIANAQGVVLARSHSPKSGDSIKKQINVQKALTGQASLGLEEGTAVKFSLRAGCPVRVDGKVIGTVTTGINLSSSNAFVDEIKKVLGTECTIFYGDTRVATTIERGGKRAIGTRMDNPEVLDTVITKGNRFLKINKIIGRDYNTAYWPMVGADGKITGMLFIGSERDGIAATERTIFYSVLAASSVVALVVLVVGFFTARGMTSPLRRVIELARKVAKGDLEAKPQGRFSGEMGDLVGAIEKMVSGLKAKIAEAEIMSQEAGEEAAQAEIARKEAEQAREQAEVAKREGMLEAADQLGHVVESIIDASGELENQVDHVRSGADQQRDRLREVVEAISQMTSTVLDVAKNASRAAQSADDTKSKASAGSSVVEDSVRSIGRVNTVSTDLKTAMSALGEQTQAIGRVMSVISDIADQTNLLALNAAIEAARAGEAGRGFAVVADEVRKLAEKTMTATKEVGQAIVSIQQSVAGNIENVDKAAVAVSEATGLAEKSGGVLREILDLAETSAREVAGIAAAAEQQSAAAEQINKAMNEVSEVVESTSSGMHESAQAVHALADLSGDMDQIIEKLRKA comes from the coding sequence CTGCGACTGTCCCTCACCGGCAAGATCATCGCCTTGCTCCTTTTTACCGTCCTCCTGCTCACGGCGGCCATCTCCCTGACCGTACACCATTACCTCTCCGCCGGGCTCAACCGCATCAGCCAGCAGCAGATCAACAGCAAGGCCGACGCCGTGGACTTCATGCTCAAGCAGGCCGGGCAGGAGGTCAAGGGCGCGACGTTCATGCTGGCCACGCGCCCCGATGTGGTGGCGGCCGTTGCGGCTGGGGACAAGGCCAAGCTGGTGGAGATCGCCAAAGAGGCCCAACGGGAATTGCGCATTCAGTTCGTGACCATCGCCAATGCCCAGGGCGTGGTCCTGGCCCGCAGCCATTCGCCGAAATCGGGCGATTCCATCAAGAAACAGATCAACGTGCAAAAGGCTCTGACCGGACAGGCCTCGCTTGGGCTGGAAGAAGGCACGGCCGTCAAGTTTTCGCTGCGTGCCGGGTGTCCCGTCAGGGTGGACGGCAAGGTGATCGGCACCGTGACCACGGGCATCAACCTTTCCTCCAGCAATGCCTTCGTGGATGAGATCAAGAAGGTGCTCGGCACGGAATGCACCATCTTTTACGGCGATACCCGCGTGGCCACCACCATCGAGCGCGGCGGCAAGCGGGCCATCGGCACCCGCATGGACAACCCCGAGGTGCTCGATACGGTCATCACCAAGGGCAATCGCTTCCTCAAGATCAACAAGATCATCGGCCGGGACTACAACACGGCCTACTGGCCCATGGTCGGGGCCGACGGCAAGATCACGGGCATGCTTTTTATCGGCAGCGAGCGCGACGGTATCGCGGCCACGGAACGCACCATCTTCTATTCCGTGCTGGCCGCGTCCAGCGTGGTGGCCCTGGTGGTGCTGGTGGTGGGATTTTTCACCGCCCGGGGCATGACCTCGCCGTTGCGCCGAGTCATCGAGCTGGCCCGCAAGGTGGCCAAGGGCGACTTGGAGGCCAAGCCACAAGGGCGTTTTTCCGGCGAGATGGGCGACCTTGTCGGCGCCATCGAGAAGATGGTGTCGGGCCTTAAGGCCAAGATCGCCGAGGCCGAGATCATGAGCCAGGAAGCCGGCGAGGAGGCGGCCCAGGCCGAGATCGCCCGCAAGGAGGCCGAACAGGCCCGGGAACAGGCCGAGGTGGCCAAGCGGGAAGGAATGCTGGAGGCGGCCGATCAGCTCGGCCATGTGGTCGAGAGCATCATCGACGCCTCGGGCGAGCTGGAAAACCAGGTGGATCATGTGCGCAGCGGCGCCGACCAACAGCGCGACCGCCTGCGCGAGGTGGTGGAAGCCATCTCCCAGATGACGTCCACCGTGCTCGACGTGGCCAAGAACGCCTCCCGGGCCGCCCAGTCCGCCGATGACACCAAGTCCAAGGCCTCGGCCGGGAGCTCCGTGGTCGAGGATTCCGTGCGTTCCATCGGCCGGGTCAACACCGTGTCCACGGACCTCAAGACCGCCATGAGCGCGCTGGGCGAACAGACCCAGGCCATCGGCCGCGTCATGTCCGTCATCTCCGACATCGCCGACCAGACCAACCTGCTGGCCTTAAATGCCGCCATCGAGGCCGCCCGGGCTGGCGAGGCCGGACGCGGCTTCGCGGTCGTGGCCGACGAGGTGCGCAAGCTCGCCGAAAAGACCATGACCGCCACCAAGGAAGTGGGGCAGGCCATTGTCAGCATCCAGCAGTCCGTGGCCGGCAATATCGAGAATGTGGACAAGGCGGCCGTGGCCGTGTCCGAGGCCACCGGGCTGGCCGAGAAGTCCGGCGGCGTGTTGCGCGAGATTCTCGATCTGGCCGAGACCAGCGCCCGGGAGGTGGCCGGCATCGCCGCCGCCGCCGAACAACAGTCGGCCGCGGCCGAGCAGATCAACAAGGCCATGAACGAGGTCAGCGAGGTGGTGGAATCCACCAGCTCCGGCATGCACGAATCCGCCCAGGCCGTGCACGCCCTGGCCGACCTGTCCGGCGACATGGATCAGATTATCGAAAAGCTGCGCAAGGCCTGA
- a CDS encoding peptide-binding protein has product MRVVALRLLVSVLLAASLGLAGCAGRPAPAAPVDPQSVRTVRAALLNLLSCPSVTCSVVEDLHAGEKVALLTPEINGWYQVRVLGDGREGYLQARFLGR; this is encoded by the coding sequence ATGCGTGTTGTCGCGTTGCGTCTGCTTGTCTCCGTCCTGTTGGCCGCAAGCCTGGGGCTGGCCGGTTGTGCCGGGCGTCCGGCCCCGGCCGCGCCTGTCGATCCCCAGTCCGTGCGCACGGTGCGCGCGGCGCTGCTCAATTTGCTGTCCTGTCCGAGTGTGACCTGTTCGGTGGTCGAAGACCTGCACGCCGGGGAAAAGGTGGCGTTGCTCACCCCCGAGATCAACGGTTGGTATCAGGTCCGGGTGCTGGGCGACGGCCGGGAGGGGTATTTGCAGGCGCGGTTTCTCGGCCGTTAG
- a CDS encoding redoxin domain-containing protein translates to MHDHEHEHEYDEECCIEVPEATVGQEVVDFSMKVYDPTEGGFGEMSMEELQKAGKWTILVFYPADFTFVCPTELADLATKHAELSKMGFEVFSVSTDTEFAHLAWRNSERLLENVKFKMAADPTGQVARYFGVYDPESGLALRGTFIINPDGVLVSKEVNFYNVGRNADELLRKCQANLHLREHPAEACPAKWTPGEKTLTPSEKIVGNVYDALKG, encoded by the coding sequence ATGCACGATCACGAACATGAACACGAATACGACGAGGAATGCTGCATCGAAGTGCCCGAAGCCACCGTCGGCCAGGAAGTGGTCGACTTTTCCATGAAGGTCTACGACCCGACCGAGGGCGGGTTCGGCGAGATGTCCATGGAAGAGCTCCAGAAAGCCGGCAAATGGACCATCCTGGTCTTCTACCCGGCCGACTTCACCTTCGTGTGCCCCACCGAACTGGCCGACCTCGCCACCAAGCACGCGGAACTGTCCAAGATGGGCTTCGAGGTCTTCTCCGTGTCCACGGACACCGAATTCGCCCACCTGGCCTGGCGCAACAGCGAAAGGCTGCTGGAAAACGTCAAATTCAAGATGGCCGCCGACCCCACCGGCCAGGTCGCGCGCTACTTCGGCGTCTACGATCCGGAATCCGGGCTGGCCCTTCGCGGCACCTTCATCATCAACCCCGACGGGGTGCTGGTGTCCAAGGAAGTCAACTTCTACAACGTGGGCCGCAACGCCGACGAACTGCTGCGCAAATGCCAGGCCAACCTGCACCTGCGCGAACACCCGGCCGAAGCCTGCCCGGCCAAATGGACCCCCGGCGAAAAGACCCTGACCCCTTCGGAAAAAATCGTGGGCAACGTCTACGACGCGCTCAAGGGATAG
- a CDS encoding acyltransferase family protein, whose protein sequence is MPVAPTAPAAGPNKRLCSLDALKLIGCVSVVLLHALVPNVERVDDSLTWMAADLLSAATRQAVPLFFMISGALMLRRDFPSLPAHFGRVALRYGLPLLGGLVAYKALAISQGDPTGLFNTVFYNVRANLGFHLWFMWEFLGLALVAPILRPIAADKRAAWLFVALWAAYCVVAPWLRFLDVTIPVANMLFFPHTGYFILGYLLAASPRRVPPLFLVCGMGVAIVATAGLTADFSLPFGRLDVRFYDPASPLVLLLCACLFKLCLQGLTGPSPKTLRFLAGATFTVYIYHVLALSRLTHFIGPTSLFMSVCVHTPLAFAACLLLYAIGSRVPGVKYFFPG, encoded by the coding sequence ATTCCCGTCGCCCCGACCGCGCCTGCGGCCGGACCGAATAAGCGCCTGTGCTCTTTGGACGCCCTGAAACTCATCGGCTGCGTCAGCGTCGTGCTGCTGCACGCCCTGGTGCCGAACGTCGAGCGGGTGGATGATTCCCTGACCTGGATGGCGGCCGACCTTTTAAGCGCCGCCACGCGCCAGGCCGTGCCGCTTTTTTTCATGATCAGCGGGGCGCTGATGCTGCGCCGCGATTTCCCGTCCCTGCCGGCCCATTTCGGCCGGGTGGCCCTGCGCTACGGCCTGCCGCTTCTGGGGGGCCTTGTTGCCTACAAGGCGCTGGCCATCAGCCAGGGCGACCCGACGGGGCTTTTCAACACCGTCTTTTACAATGTGCGGGCCAACCTGGGCTTTCACCTGTGGTTCATGTGGGAATTTCTGGGGCTGGCGCTTGTCGCCCCGATCCTGCGGCCGATTGCCGCCGACAAACGCGCGGCCTGGCTGTTCGTGGCCCTGTGGGCGGCATACTGCGTCGTCGCGCCCTGGCTGCGCTTCCTGGATGTGACGATTCCGGTCGCGAACATGCTTTTTTTCCCGCACACCGGCTATTTCATCCTGGGCTACCTGCTTGCCGCCTCGCCCCGGCGCGTCCCGCCGCTCTTTCTCGTATGCGGCATGGGCGTCGCCATTGTCGCCACGGCCGGGCTCACGGCCGACTTTTCCCTGCCCTTCGGCCGGCTGGACGTGCGCTTTTACGATCCCGCCTCGCCGCTGGTGCTGCTCCTGTGCGCCTGCCTGTTCAAGCTGTGCCTCCAAGGCCTCACCGGGCCGTCGCCCAAGACGCTGCGATTTCTGGCCGGCGCGACCTTCACCGTCTACATCTACCACGTCCTGGCGCTTTCCCGACTGACCCACTTCATCGGCCCGACCAGCCTCTTCATGAGCGTGTGCGTCCACACGCCCCTGGCCTTCGCCGCCTGCCTGCTCCTGTACGCCATCGGCAGCCGCGTCCCGGGGGTGAAGTATTTCTTTCCGGGATGA
- a CDS encoding thiamine pyrophosphate-binding protein, producing MRTTAYLLESLVAEGVGHTFLVPGGLVDPFLPDLAATPGMTPIVAAHESGAAYMADGYARASGRFGVALAIGGPGVTNMVTAAASARADASPVLFVTGQVPTDWEGRGGFQDSSPASLNDVELLSPVTALSLSVENPHLAHHHLRACLTRMLAGPKAPVHMSLPLDVQRAEVASPWEPLDASIYRPRFVDGSAVERLWRVLVPDGGGEAPTRVAILAGAGVEKSGATDCLIAFAEQFQIPVATTLRAKGVFPEDHRLSLGIFGYAGHRYAIETFLSGQVEVLIVLGSGLSQRDTLFWDRKMLPTRALVHVDVDPTTIGRTFHTHVPIVGDCRAALSLMMEGGSARVMHLRAGNQSRAAWLASIRAAGPREYDPDHAASDAVPLHPARVAAELRRALPREAAVAVDSGAHRAFFAHYFKSYGPRTYYTASNLGPMGWAIPAAVGIKAALGQTPVACVTGDGCMLMHGMEVATAARYGLPILFVVVNNNALGNVWLRAIQEGPGPGSLAELPGHDFAAFGRAMGARGLTVTRPEELAPAFAEALSGEGPCVVDVRCDRRFTTPVTPYSEAKKEWVDDD from the coding sequence ATGCGGACCACGGCCTATCTGCTTGAAAGCCTTGTCGCCGAGGGTGTGGGGCACACGTTTCTGGTCCCTGGCGGTCTTGTCGATCCCTTTTTGCCCGATCTCGCCGCCACGCCGGGCATGACGCCCATCGTGGCCGCCCACGAATCCGGCGCGGCCTACATGGCCGACGGCTATGCCCGGGCCTCGGGCCGCTTCGGCGTGGCCCTGGCCATCGGCGGCCCGGGCGTGACCAACATGGTGACGGCCGCCGCCTCGGCCCGGGCCGACGCCTCGCCGGTGCTTTTCGTCACCGGGCAGGTGCCGACCGACTGGGAAGGACGCGGCGGGTTCCAGGACTCCTCGCCGGCTTCGCTCAACGACGTGGAGCTGCTCTCTCCGGTCACGGCGCTGTCCCTTTCCGTGGAAAATCCGCACCTCGCCCACCATCACCTGCGGGCCTGCCTGACGCGCATGCTGGCCGGCCCCAAGGCCCCGGTCCACATGAGCCTGCCCCTGGACGTGCAGCGGGCGGAGGTGGCCTCGCCCTGGGAGCCGCTCGACGCCTCGATTTATCGGCCGCGTTTCGTCGACGGCAGCGCCGTGGAGCGGCTGTGGCGCGTGCTGGTGCCGGACGGCGGCGGCGAGGCCCCCACGCGGGTGGCCATCCTGGCCGGGGCCGGGGTGGAGAAATCCGGGGCCACGGACTGCCTGATCGCCTTTGCCGAGCAGTTCCAAATCCCGGTGGCCACCACCTTGCGGGCCAAGGGGGTGTTCCCGGAGGACCACCGTCTTTCGCTCGGCATCTTCGGCTATGCCGGCCACCGCTACGCCATCGAGACGTTCCTGTCCGGCCAGGTGGAGGTGCTCATCGTGCTCGGCAGTGGCCTGTCCCAGCGCGACACCCTTTTCTGGGACAGGAAGATGCTGCCCACGCGGGCCCTGGTCCATGTGGACGTGGACCCGACGACCATCGGCCGCACCTTCCATACCCACGTGCCCATTGTGGGGGATTGCCGGGCGGCGCTGTCCCTGATGATGGAGGGGGGCTCGGCCAGGGTCATGCACCTGCGGGCCGGCAACCAGTCGCGGGCGGCCTGGCTGGCCTCCATCCGGGCGGCCGGGCCGCGCGAGTACGACCCCGACCATGCCGCAAGCGACGCCGTGCCCCTGCACCCGGCGCGGGTGGCGGCCGAACTGCGCCGGGCCCTGCCCCGGGAGGCGGCCGTGGCCGTGGACTCGGGAGCACATCGGGCCTTTTTCGCCCATTATTTCAAGTCCTACGGTCCGAGAACCTATTATACGGCGTCCAACCTCGGCCCCATGGGCTGGGCCATCCCGGCGGCGGTGGGCATCAAGGCGGCCCTGGGCCAAACGCCTGTCGCCTGCGTGACCGGCGACGGCTGCATGCTCATGCACGGCATGGAGGTGGCCACGGCGGCCCGCTACGGCCTGCCGATCCTTTTCGTGGTGGTCAACAACAACGCCCTGGGCAACGTCTGGCTGCGGGCCATCCAGGAAGGCCCCGGCCCTGGATCCCTGGCCGAACTGCCGGGCCACGACTTTGCCGCCTTCGGCCGGGCCATGGGCGCGCGCGGCCTCACGGTGACCAGGCCCGAGGAACTGGCCCCGGCCTTTGCCGAAGCCCTGTCCGGAGAAGGACCATGCGTGGTGGACGTGCGCTGCGACAGACGCTTCACCACCCCCGTCACGCCCTACTCCGAAGCCAAGAAGGAATGGGTGGACGACGATTAG
- the murI gene encoding glutamate racemase, whose amino-acid sequence MHCDSSCPIGIFDSGVGGLTVVRAVMDRLPRESIVYFGDTARVPYGVKSPDTVARYAGQITNFLLAKNVKLLIVACNTMAAVALPAIAALSPAPVLEVISAGAASALAATRTKRIGIIATPSTIASRAYESALAALGGPEVFTASKACPLFVPLVEEGWLTHPATRLVAEEYLTPLLAENLDTLILGCTHYPLLAPLLAEVAGPGVRLQDSATAVAERAAAVLGYLGLAAPDGPDTPDAPHHVFHVTDVPRKFREIGERFLGRPMEDVRLEKL is encoded by the coding sequence GTGCATTGTGACAGTTCCTGCCCCATCGGCATCTTCGACTCCGGCGTCGGCGGCCTGACGGTCGTCCGGGCCGTCATGGACCGCCTGCCGCGCGAATCCATCGTCTATTTCGGCGACACGGCCCGCGTGCCCTACGGCGTCAAGTCCCCGGACACGGTGGCCCGCTACGCCGGCCAGATCACGAATTTTCTGCTGGCGAAAAACGTCAAGCTCCTGATCGTCGCCTGCAACACCATGGCCGCCGTGGCCCTGCCGGCCATCGCCGCCCTGTCCCCGGCCCCGGTCCTCGAGGTCATCTCGGCCGGAGCGGCCAGTGCCCTGGCCGCGACCAGGACCAAACGCATCGGCATCATCGCCACGCCCTCGACCATTGCCAGCCGGGCCTACGAATCGGCCCTGGCCGCCCTGGGCGGTCCGGAAGTCTTCACCGCCTCGAAAGCCTGCCCGCTGTTCGTGCCCCTGGTCGAGGAAGGCTGGCTGACCCACCCGGCCACGCGTCTGGTGGCCGAGGAATACCTGACCCCGCTTCTGGCCGAGAACCTCGACACGCTCATCCTTGGCTGCACCCATTATCCGCTGTTGGCTCCCCTTCTGGCCGAGGTGGCGGGACCGGGCGTGCGCCTGCAAGACTCGGCCACGGCCGTGGCCGAACGCGCCGCCGCCGTGCTGGGCTACCTGGGGCTGGCCGCGCCGGACGGCCCGGACACGCCAGACGCGCCGCACCATGTGTTCCACGTCACGGACGTGCCGCGAAAATTCCGGGAGATCGGCGAACGGTTCCTCGGCCGTCCCATGGAGGACGTGCGCCTGGAAAAGCTGTAG
- a CDS encoding tetratricopeptide repeat protein: MNRFSVRGVILVLALWCLAVSFGGCARKAPTPVPAAPVPSAAERLATGKKAFSAGKYKAALPDLAAAARQDPGLAEAHFYLGLCAAKTGDAARAVTELSRAAATDAADPRPLEALGILQYGAGERQAARTSLDAAIDRGSKNAQAFYYRANLAMTAGDCRHALAAYRQAMRLDPAFAAAGVEYQSARMACARAETPPKVPAPFTPKPAPRSTPAPNHKAAPASKPASAAKSVPATAPGKGGQASAEPEALPAKTQPPAVSQPSVTSPAPAMP, from the coding sequence ATGAACCGGTTTTCCGTTCGGGGTGTGATCCTTGTCCTGGCCCTGTGGTGCCTGGCCGTGTCCTTCGGGGGCTGCGCCAGGAAAGCCCCGACGCCGGTTCCCGCCGCTCCCGTCCCTTCGGCCGCCGAACGTCTGGCCACCGGGAAAAAGGCTTTTTCGGCCGGAAAATACAAGGCCGCCCTGCCGGATCTGGCCGCCGCGGCCAGGCAGGACCCGGGGCTGGCCGAGGCCCATTTCTATCTGGGACTTTGCGCCGCCAAGACCGGCGACGCCGCGCGCGCCGTGACCGAACTTTCGCGGGCGGCCGCGACCGATGCCGCCGATCCGCGCCCGCTCGAGGCCCTGGGCATCCTGCAATACGGGGCCGGTGAGCGCCAGGCGGCGCGCACTTCACTCGACGCGGCCATCGACCGGGGATCGAAGAACGCCCAGGCCTTCTATTACCGGGCCAACCTGGCCATGACCGCCGGCGATTGCCGCCATGCCCTGGCCGCTTATCGCCAGGCCATGCGCCTCGACCCGGCCTTTGCCGCCGCCGGGGTGGAATACCAAAGCGCCCGCATGGCCTGCGCCAGGGCCGAGACGCCGCCCAAAGTCCCGGCTCCGTTCACGCCGAAACCCGCGCCCAGGTCCACCCCCGCTCCCAACCACAAGGCCGCGCCCGCGTCCAAGCCGGCATCCGCCGCCAAGTCCGTTCCGGCCACAGCTCCCGGCAAGGGGGGGCAGGCTTCGGCCGAGCCGGAAGCCTTGCCGGCCAAGACCCAGCCCCCGGCGGTCTCCCAGCCTTCCGTGACGAGCCCCGCTCCGGCAATGCCGTAG